In Persephonella sp., one genomic interval encodes:
- the ybgF gene encoding tol-pal system protein YbgF produces the protein MKKYLVLLPAAAVIVAGCANKEEIDTLQRELIEVKQEVSQLKEKQSKMESDISNLSRRVDEVSKVASQNAIEIQKMKTFEKPTGAPIENLPREGEEKVKFPQNPEELYKYGLDNYYKGKIKEAREAFQEFVKKYKDSELYDNALFWVGQTYYVEGKYEEAIKKFDELIKGCETGEIKDCNKLPAAMLKKGFSLEKLGEIDKAIKLYQKIIQKFPDTEEAELARKKLEVIQ, from the coding sequence ATGAAAAAATATTTGGTTTTACTGCCTGCTGCAGCTGTGATTGTTGCAGGATGTGCAAACAAGGAAGAGATAGACACCCTTCAAAGGGAATTGATAGAAGTTAAGCAGGAGGTTTCTCAGCTTAAAGAGAAGCAATCTAAAATGGAATCTGATATTTCTAATCTTTCCAGAAGAGTTGATGAAGTTTCAAAAGTAGCATCTCAGAATGCTATAGAAATACAAAAAATGAAAACCTTTGAAAAACCAACAGGTGCACCTATTGAAAACCTTCCACGTGAAGGGGAGGAAAAAGTCAAATTTCCTCAAAATCCGGAGGAATTATATAAATATGGTTTAGATAACTACTACAAAGGAAAGATAAAAGAAGCACGGGAAGCATTTCAGGAGTTTGTTAAAAAATATAAAGATTCAGAACTGTATGATAATGCTCTTTTCTGGGTAGGTCAAACCTATTATGTTGAAGGAAAGTATGAAGAAGCTATTAAAAAATTTGATGAACTTATCAAAGGGTGTGAAACAGGAGAAATCAAAGATTGTAATAAACTTCCTGCTGCAATGCTTAAAAAAGGATTTTCCCTTGAAAAATTAGGAGAAATAGATAAGGCTATAAAGCTTTATCAGAAGATTATCCAAAAGTTTCCTGATACAGAAGAAGCAGAACTGGCACGTAAAAAATTAGAGGTAATCCAGTAA
- a CDS encoding phosphatidate cytidylyltransferase, which produces MGDLAVRTISGIILAAIAIAAVLYLPVWAFKIAIAVIASIGTWEVFHLLSKKYSELNPVEAAVIGFLSSIALLFVSAYLSLFIIFLYGFYVANKFYKLETLGASITGLIYAVFFISAIAILHQENRYLIFVLFATVWAGDTMAYFVGKAIGKHKLAPRLSPKKTWEGAIGSFIGSVVAGGLVAYFFGLISFIIPVILAAIFMQIGDLFESFIKRQVGEKDSSHLIPGHGGILDRIDALIFASVVFVSYIEIVRNI; this is translated from the coding sequence ATGGGTGATTTAGCTGTAAGAACCATATCCGGTATTATTCTGGCTGCAATTGCAATTGCAGCCGTTTTATATTTGCCTGTCTGGGCTTTTAAAATAGCTATTGCTGTGATTGCTTCAATTGGCACATGGGAAGTTTTTCACCTTTTATCAAAGAAATATTCTGAATTAAACCCTGTTGAAGCCGCTGTTATCGGATTTTTATCTTCAATTGCTTTACTTTTTGTTTCTGCTTATTTATCTCTGTTTATCATTTTTCTTTATGGATTTTACGTGGCAAATAAATTTTATAAACTGGAAACTCTTGGTGCTTCAATAACAGGCCTTATATATGCTGTTTTTTTTATCTCTGCTATAGCAATACTCCATCAAGAGAACAGATATCTGATATTCGTTTTGTTTGCGACTGTATGGGCTGGAGATACGATGGCTTATTTTGTGGGAAAAGCTATAGGAAAACATAAACTTGCCCCAAGACTTTCTCCTAAAAAGACATGGGAAGGTGCTATAGGTAGTTTTATAGGTTCAGTTGTTGCCGGTGGGCTGGTTGCTTATTTTTTTGGTTTGATAAGCTTTATTATTCCTGTTATTCTGGCAGCTATTTTTATGCAGATAGGAGATTTATTTGAAAGTTTTATAAAAAGACAGGTGGGAGAAAAAGATTCATCCCACCTTATCCCCGGACATGGCGGGATTTTAGACAGAATAGACGCTCTTATATTTGCTTCTGTTGTCTTTGTTTCTTATATAGAAATTGTTAGAAATATTTAA
- the mqnC gene encoding cyclic dehypoxanthinyl futalosine synthase, producing MATISYRIDEIFEKVLNKERISNEEALFLLKEADLLTLGKLANYVRKEKHPDDVVTFVVDRNVNYTNVCVAGCKFCAFQTKRNAPDAYLLDLDEIFAKIQELVDWGGTTLLMQGGLNPDLKLDFYVEMFSRIKEKFPQIQVHSLSAAEILYISKLEKMTTKEVLKILHEAGLDSLPGGGAEILSDEIRQQISYGKVSAKQWLQVHREAHELGMKTTATMMFGHIEKPEHIIEHLSYIRELQDESLKNNKGYFTAFIPWTFQKGGTQLDHIDTATTVYYLKVLAVSRIYLDNFENIQSSHVTQTMKIGPVGLHFGANDLGSTMIEENVVASTGWKVAAPRPEKMADIIKKAGFKPAQRDTYYNIVKYF from the coding sequence ATGGCTACAATATCTTATCGGATAGATGAAATTTTTGAAAAAGTTCTAAATAAAGAAAGGATTTCTAATGAAGAAGCTCTTTTTCTTTTAAAAGAGGCTGACCTTTTGACACTTGGTAAACTGGCAAACTATGTTCGGAAAGAAAAACATCCTGATGATGTTGTTACATTTGTTGTTGATAGAAATGTAAATTACACAAATGTATGTGTTGCAGGATGTAAATTCTGCGCATTCCAGACAAAAAGGAATGCCCCTGATGCTTATCTTCTGGACTTAGATGAGATTTTTGCAAAGATACAGGAGCTTGTGGACTGGGGCGGGACAACTCTACTGATGCAAGGAGGACTTAATCCAGACTTAAAACTGGATTTCTATGTGGAAATGTTCAGTAGAATTAAAGAAAAATTCCCGCAAATACAGGTTCATTCCTTATCTGCAGCTGAGATTTTATACATATCAAAGCTGGAAAAAATGACCACTAAAGAAGTGTTAAAAATCTTACATGAAGCCGGCCTTGATAGCCTTCCAGGAGGTGGTGCAGAAATACTTTCAGATGAAATAAGACAGCAGATATCATACGGTAAAGTATCTGCAAAACAATGGCTTCAGGTTCATAGAGAAGCCCATGAACTTGGGATGAAAACCACAGCAACAATGATGTTTGGGCATATAGAAAAACCGGAACATATAATTGAGCATTTAAGCTACATAAGGGAATTACAGGATGAATCTTTAAAAAATAACAAAGGTTATTTTACAGCATTTATCCCATGGACATTCCAGAAAGGAGGAACACAACTTGACCATATAGATACTGCCACAACAGTTTATTATCTAAAGGTTTTGGCAGTTTCAAGGATATATCTGGATAATTTTGAGAATATCCAATCATCACACGTAACTCAAACAATGAAAATAGGACCTGTAGGACTACACTTTGGCGCAAATGATTTAGGTAGCACAATGATTGAGGAGAATGTGGTGGCTTCTACCGGATGGAAAGTTGCAGCACCGAGACCTGAAAAAATGGCGGATATCATAAAAAAGGCCGGTTTCAAACCTGCCCAGAGGGATACATATTACAACATTGTTAAATATTTCTAA
- a CDS encoding isoprenyl transferase, whose protein sequence is MENLYKIPEHVAIIMDGNGRWARRRGLPRVFGHREGAKRVEEVIDFARDVGIKWLTVFAFSTENWGRPKEEVEAIMSLLVEYINKKVPELIKRDIRLRFMGRIDELPEMIKKSVEEGEEATKECGSMNFVVALNYSGKAEIIDAVNKAIKSGKQNITEEDFKQFLYIPEMPEPDLLIRTSGEERISNFMLWQTAYTEFYFTETLWPDFNREEFLKALYEYQSRERRFGKVLT, encoded by the coding sequence ATGGAAAACTTGTATAAAATCCCTGAGCATGTTGCCATTATAATGGATGGAAATGGAAGATGGGCGAGACGAAGGGGATTACCACGGGTTTTTGGGCACAGGGAGGGTGCCAAAAGGGTTGAAGAAGTTATAGATTTTGCCAGAGATGTTGGAATAAAATGGCTGACAGTCTTTGCATTTTCAACAGAGAACTGGGGCAGGCCTAAAGAAGAAGTTGAGGCGATAATGTCTTTGCTTGTTGAGTATATAAATAAAAAAGTTCCGGAGCTTATAAAAAGGGATATCAGACTGCGTTTTATGGGAAGAATTGATGAGCTTCCGGAGATGATTAAAAAATCTGTTGAGGAAGGGGAAGAAGCTACAAAAGAATGTGGTTCAATGAATTTTGTTGTTGCCCTTAATTACAGTGGAAAGGCAGAAATAATTGATGCGGTGAATAAGGCTATAAAAAGTGGAAAACAGAATATAACAGAGGAAGATTTTAAACAGTTTTTATATATACCTGAAATGCCGGAACCGGATTTATTAATAAGAACAAGCGGTGAAGAAAGAATATCCAATTTTATGCTCTGGCAGACTGCATATACAGAGTTTTACTTTACGGAAACACTCTGGCCTGATTTTAATAGGGAAGAATTTTTAAAGGCACTTTATGAATATCAAAGTAGAGAGAGAAGGTTTGGAAAGGTTCTGACTTAA
- the mtnA gene encoding S-methyl-5-thioribose-1-phosphate isomerase, protein MRRIKDLRPIKFENDTLYAINQLLLPEELKWEELKTYQDVAKAIKDMIIRGAPLIGIVGAYGFAIGIKQLVDERKDFSEAQKILDTLKNTRPTAVNLFWALDRIWNKFEKYLNQNKSPEEIVKLLFKEANRIELEDYHANKSIGGYGQVLLPQKANVLTHCNTGALATSGWGTALGVIRSAYEEGKDITVFVDETRPYLQGARLTAWELVYEEIPHYLITDNSAGFLMAMGKIDAIIVGADRITRNGDVANKIGTYSLSVLAKEHNIPFYVAAPTSTFDLETASGKDIVIEERSEDEVKKCGGCDIAPEETKAINYSFDITPAANISAIITEKGIISHIDEEHITKFLKFRG, encoded by the coding sequence TTGAGAAGGATAAAAGACCTTAGACCTATAAAATTTGAAAACGATACTCTTTATGCTATAAATCAACTACTTCTTCCTGAAGAGCTTAAATGGGAAGAACTTAAAACCTATCAGGATGTAGCAAAAGCGATTAAAGATATGATTATCAGAGGGGCTCCATTAATTGGAATAGTGGGGGCTTATGGTTTTGCAATTGGAATAAAGCAATTAGTGGATGAAAGAAAAGATTTTTCAGAGGCTCAAAAAATCCTTGATACCCTAAAAAACACACGGCCAACTGCTGTAAATCTCTTCTGGGCACTGGATAGGATCTGGAATAAGTTTGAAAAGTATTTAAATCAAAATAAATCTCCAGAAGAAATCGTAAAACTCCTATTTAAAGAAGCAAATAGAATAGAACTTGAAGATTACCATGCCAATAAATCAATAGGAGGGTACGGACAGGTATTGCTTCCACAAAAGGCAAATGTCCTAACCCACTGCAACACCGGTGCTCTTGCAACGTCTGGCTGGGGAACGGCACTGGGAGTAATAAGAAGTGCCTATGAAGAAGGAAAAGATATTACCGTTTTTGTTGATGAGACAAGACCATATCTACAAGGGGCAAGGCTAACAGCATGGGAATTAGTTTATGAAGAAATTCCCCATTATTTAATTACAGATAATTCTGCCGGTTTTTTAATGGCAATGGGAAAAATAGATGCAATTATCGTAGGTGCAGATAGAATAACCAGGAATGGAGATGTAGCCAATAAAATCGGAACATACTCACTTTCCGTTTTAGCAAAGGAACATAACATTCCATTTTATGTTGCTGCACCAACTTCAACATTTGACCTTGAAACAGCCTCAGGAAAGGATATAGTTATAGAAGAAAGGTCAGAAGATGAAGTTAAAAAATGTGGAGGATGTGATATAGCTCCAGAAGAGACAAAAGCCATTAATTATTCCTTTGATATCACCCCTGCAGCTAACATTTCTGCAATAATTACCGAAAAAGGAATAATATCCCACATAGATGAAGAGCATATTACAAAATTCTTAAAGTTTAGAGGTTAA
- the rimO gene encoding 30S ribosomal protein S12 methylthiotransferase RimO, producing MKIGVISLGCPKNLVDTELVLGKLNASKVEITPNLKEADVILINTCGFIDAAKEESINTILEVAQLKEKGNKKIIVTGCLVERYKNELEKEIPEVDMFIDLKEELMIPEKLGLKPEKNIDLYQNRLITTPSHTAYLKISEGCDHTCAFCAIPSIRGKHRSRSIESIVEEAKALADKGVKEINIVSQDTSFYGIDLYGKPMLWELISKLEKIEDIKWIRLYYLYPTTVNEEFFKKMADSDKVVKYLEMPIQHTEDKLLKDMMRGYRKNRIEKILEWKEKYIPEAAIRTAVIVGFPTETEKDFENMKRFIQEAKFDWLGVFTYSHEEGTPAYKQFEDIIPEEEKIRRKNEINLVQEKITEEKNRQLIGKEMEILVDGFSEEWETLPVGRTYRSAFDIDGITYIETTEPIKPGEFVKAKIKDVVDIVDTVGEVID from the coding sequence TTGAAAATAGGAGTAATCAGTCTTGGCTGTCCTAAGAATCTGGTTGATACAGAGCTTGTTTTAGGAAAATTAAATGCATCTAAGGTTGAAATAACACCGAATTTAAAAGAAGCAGATGTAATTCTTATAAATACCTGTGGATTTATAGATGCAGCAAAGGAAGAGTCTATAAACACAATTCTTGAAGTAGCACAGCTAAAGGAAAAAGGAAATAAAAAAATAATTGTTACAGGATGCCTTGTTGAAAGATACAAAAATGAACTGGAAAAAGAAATTCCGGAAGTTGATATGTTTATAGACCTTAAAGAAGAATTAATGATTCCGGAAAAATTAGGATTAAAACCTGAGAAAAATATAGACCTGTATCAAAACAGATTAATAACCACACCTTCTCACACAGCATACCTGAAAATATCAGAAGGATGTGACCATACCTGCGCTTTCTGTGCAATCCCTTCAATAAGGGGAAAACACAGAAGCCGTTCAATAGAAAGTATAGTTGAAGAAGCAAAGGCTTTAGCAGACAAAGGAGTAAAAGAGATTAATATCGTGTCCCAAGATACCAGCTTTTATGGAATTGACCTGTATGGGAAACCAATGTTATGGGAGCTTATATCTAAGCTTGAAAAAATAGAAGATATAAAATGGATAAGACTTTATTACCTTTATCCTACAACTGTAAACGAAGAGTTTTTCAAAAAAATGGCAGATAGTGACAAAGTCGTTAAATACCTTGAAATGCCTATCCAGCATACAGAAGACAAACTTCTAAAAGACATGATGAGAGGATACAGAAAAAACAGAATAGAAAAAATTCTTGAATGGAAAGAAAAATACATACCGGAAGCGGCAATAAGAACTGCTGTTATAGTCGGATTTCCAACAGAAACAGAAAAAGATTTTGAAAATATGAAAAGATTTATACAGGAAGCTAAATTTGACTGGCTTGGGGTCTTTACATATTCACATGAAGAAGGAACACCTGCTTATAAACAATTTGAGGATATAATCCCTGAAGAAGAAAAAATAAGAAGGAAAAATGAGATAAATCTTGTGCAAGAAAAAATAACAGAAGAAAAAAATAGACAGCTTATCGGAAAAGAAATGGAAATCCTTGTTGATGGATTTTCTGAAGAGTGGGAAACTCTCCCTGTAGGAAGGACTTACAGGTCTGCATTTGATATAGATGGAATTACATATATTGAAACCACAGAGCCTATAAAACCTGGAGAATTTGTAAAAGCCAAAATAAAGGATGTTGTTGATATCGTTGATACTGTAGGAGAGGTTATAGATTGA